In the genome of Qipengyuania seohaensis, one region contains:
- the hfq gene encoding RNA chaperone Hfq — MAGDRTLSARPRAAQEPQSKGKAPSLQDAFLNLLRKNKSPVTVFLVKGVKLQGIVTWFDNFSILLRRDGQSQLVYKHAVSTIMPGQPVDAEQFASQGSGAKQRLLQDVFLSRVSEAEAQVTMFLVNGVMLQGKIAAYDLFCMMLERDGYVQLAYKHAVSTIQPATPVDLSEDWDEDEH; from the coding sequence ATGGCCGGCGACCGCACATTATCTGCGCGACCGCGTGCAGCGCAGGAACCGCAAAGCAAGGGCAAGGCCCCGAGCTTGCAGGACGCATTTCTCAACTTGCTGCGCAAGAACAAATCGCCGGTGACGGTATTCCTGGTGAAGGGCGTCAAGCTTCAGGGCATCGTTACCTGGTTCGACAATTTCTCGATCCTGCTGCGCCGCGATGGACAGTCCCAGCTCGTCTACAAGCACGCAGTCAGTACGATCATGCCCGGACAGCCGGTCGACGCCGAACAATTCGCCAGCCAGGGCTCCGGCGCGAAACAGCGCTTGCTTCAGGACGTATTTCTTAGCCGGGTCAGCGAAGCCGAGGCGCAGGTGACCATGTTCCTGGTGAATGGTGTCATGCTCCAGGGCAAGATCGCCGCCTACGACCTGTTCTGCATGATGCTGGAACGCGATGGCTATGTGCAACTTGCGTACAAGCACGCGGTCTCCACAATTCAGCCCGCCACCCCGGTCGACCTGTCCGAGGACTGGGACGAGGACGAACACTGA
- the hflX gene encoding GTPase HflX — MGEVSRGARALVVCPDIRGVSYDLDSQSRLEEAEGLALAIGIVVADSFVLPVRDVKPNLLFGSGQVENIRIACDQNEAELVVVDGALSPIQQRNLEDKLARKVIDRTGLILEIFGERAATAEGRLQVELAHLDYQQSRLVRSWTHLERQRGGFGFLGGPGETQIEADRRMIRQRMGRLRKELEQVRKTRGLHRERRERAPWPVIALVGYTNAGKSTLFNRLTGAEVMAEDLLFATLDPTMRAIALPGVEKAILSDTVGFISDLPTQLVAAFRATLEEVTAADLICHVRDMSNPSAEAQKVQVLNVLRELGVINSEEGSEAIPILEVWNKWDLLDEEAAEELGGLSQASEDVVAVSALSGEGVPQFLDRVGEILTSRATVRRFELPASDGRRIAWLHAHGDILEEEALEEGPQGPMRSFTVRLNPKELGQFESL; from the coding sequence ATGGGCGAAGTCTCGCGCGGTGCGCGGGCCCTTGTCGTGTGCCCGGATATCCGTGGGGTATCCTATGACCTCGACTCGCAAAGCCGCCTCGAAGAAGCCGAAGGCTTGGCTCTCGCAATCGGTATCGTCGTGGCCGACAGCTTTGTCCTCCCGGTCCGCGACGTAAAACCGAACCTCCTGTTCGGGTCGGGGCAGGTGGAGAACATCCGCATCGCCTGCGACCAGAACGAGGCGGAGCTGGTTGTCGTAGATGGGGCACTCAGCCCGATCCAGCAACGCAATCTGGAAGACAAGCTGGCTCGCAAGGTCATCGACCGGACAGGCCTTATCCTGGAAATCTTCGGGGAACGTGCGGCCACGGCCGAAGGGCGCCTGCAGGTCGAACTGGCCCACCTGGATTACCAGCAGAGCCGCCTTGTGCGCAGCTGGACCCACCTCGAACGGCAGCGTGGCGGCTTCGGTTTCCTCGGCGGACCGGGTGAAACCCAGATCGAGGCCGACAGGCGCATGATCCGTCAGCGCATGGGGCGCTTGCGCAAGGAACTGGAACAGGTTCGCAAGACACGAGGGCTGCACCGTGAACGGCGGGAGCGAGCGCCGTGGCCTGTCATCGCCCTTGTCGGCTACACCAACGCCGGCAAGTCCACCCTTTTCAACCGTCTGACGGGTGCAGAGGTCATGGCAGAGGACCTTCTGTTCGCTACGCTGGACCCGACGATGCGCGCAATTGCTCTGCCCGGGGTTGAAAAGGCCATCCTCTCCGATACCGTCGGCTTCATCTCGGACCTTCCGACCCAGCTCGTGGCGGCCTTCCGTGCGACCTTGGAAGAAGTGACCGCGGCAGACCTTATCTGCCACGTCCGCGATATGTCCAACCCTTCTGCAGAAGCACAAAAAGTGCAGGTTCTCAATGTTTTGAGAGAGCTTGGTGTGATCAATTCGGAAGAAGGTTCCGAAGCGATCCCCATTCTGGAAGTATGGAACAAGTGGGACCTGCTGGACGAGGAGGCGGCCGAAGAACTCGGCGGGCTTTCGCAGGCTTCCGAGGATGTCGTTGCCGTGTCCGCACTGAGCGGGGAAGGGGTCCCCCAGTTCCTCGATCGGGTGGGCGAGATCCTGACGTCCCGCGCCACGGTGCGACGTTTCGAACTTCCGGCAAGCGATGGCCGCCGAATCGCCTGGTTGCACGCCCATGGCGACATTCTGGAGGAAGAAGCACTGGAGGAGGGGCCCCAGGGCCCCATGCGGAGCTTCACCGTGCGGCTGAATCCCAAGGAGCTGGGACAATTTGAAAGCCTATGA
- the mazG gene encoding nucleoside triphosphate pyrophosphohydrolase, whose translation MPHDIDRLLTIMERLRDPVRGCEWDTAQTFETIAPYTIEEAYEVADAIEREDYSDLKSELGDLLFQVVFHAQMASEAGHFDFRAVVQTISEKMERRHPHIFGDEGGVMEDARWEDLKAAERSAAGSDSAMDGVAQALPALMRSQKLQKRAARHGFDWPDTEGPRDKVLEEIEELREAAPHEKEEEAGDLLFAAVNLVRAYGLDAEQALRAANAKFERRFRAMEELAGDDFETRDLEAQEELWQAVKRAEKS comes from the coding sequence ATGCCCCATGATATAGATCGCCTGCTTACCATTATGGAACGCCTGCGCGATCCGGTACGCGGTTGCGAATGGGACACGGCGCAAACCTTCGAAACTATCGCTCCGTATACAATCGAGGAAGCTTACGAGGTCGCCGATGCGATCGAACGTGAAGATTATTCCGATCTTAAAAGCGAGCTCGGCGATCTTCTATTCCAAGTGGTCTTCCATGCGCAGATGGCGTCCGAGGCCGGACATTTCGACTTCCGCGCTGTGGTGCAAACGATCTCGGAGAAGATGGAACGACGCCATCCCCATATTTTCGGCGACGAAGGCGGCGTAATGGAAGACGCGCGATGGGAAGATCTGAAAGCCGCCGAGCGCAGCGCCGCAGGCTCGGACAGCGCGATGGACGGTGTAGCCCAGGCCCTTCCGGCGCTGATGCGCTCCCAAAAACTGCAAAAGAGAGCGGCACGCCATGGTTTCGACTGGCCTGACACCGAAGGCCCACGCGACAAGGTTCTCGAAGAAATCGAGGAGTTGAGAGAAGCCGCTCCGCACGAAAAGGAGGAGGAAGCCGGTGATCTCCTCTTCGCTGCCGTAAATTTGGTGCGCGCCTATGGGCTTGACGCGGAGCAGGCTCTGCGCGCTGCGAATGCGAAGTTCGAACGCCGCTTTCGCGCTATGGAAGAGCTTGCTGGCGATGACTTCGAAACGCGTGATCTCGAGGCACAGGAAGAACTCTGGCAAGCTGTAAAGCGCGCCGAGAAGTCCTGA
- a CDS encoding MBL fold metallo-hydrolase, which yields MKLLMLGSGTSTGVPRIGNDWGECDPTNPRNRRTRVSIIVENDAGKRILIDTSTDLRAQLLANDIGKVDAVFWTHDHADHCHGIDDLRVMRYDRTNPLPGYASKVTCGRLRKRFDYVFEGQFGYPTLMDLQEVGQVRLVAGFDFKYVEMPHGPVTSTGFKFEADGKSIGYATDFSEITKEMVACFKGTDLLVVDCLRRRPHPTHAHLEMAIDFARRCKVKRAVLTHLDKSMDYATLDAEVPKGFIVGYDGLEVTL from the coding sequence ATGAAGCTTTTGATGCTTGGCTCCGGTACGTCGACCGGCGTACCGCGCATCGGGAATGATTGGGGCGAATGCGACCCCACTAATCCGCGCAATAGGCGGACGCGGGTATCGATTATCGTCGAGAACGACGCTGGCAAGCGTATCCTTATCGATACGTCGACCGACCTGCGGGCTCAACTTCTGGCTAATGATATCGGCAAGGTGGACGCGGTATTCTGGACGCATGACCATGCGGATCATTGTCACGGAATCGATGATCTCAGGGTGATGCGATACGATCGCACCAATCCTCTTCCGGGCTACGCGAGCAAGGTCACTTGTGGGCGGTTGCGCAAGCGTTTCGACTATGTTTTCGAAGGCCAGTTCGGTTATCCGACCCTTATGGATTTGCAGGAAGTCGGCCAAGTACGCTTGGTTGCTGGTTTCGATTTCAAGTATGTAGAGATGCCGCACGGGCCCGTCACGAGCACTGGTTTCAAGTTTGAAGCGGACGGAAAATCAATTGGTTATGCGACTGACTTCAGTGAGATAACTAAAGAGATGGTTGCGTGTTTCAAGGGCACGGATCTACTCGTGGTCGACTGCCTCCGCCGGAGGCCGCATCCCACGCATGCTCACCTTGAAATGGCGATCGATTTTGCGCGCCGTTGCAAGGTCAAACGAGCCGTGTTGACGCATCTGGACAAGAGCATGGACTATGCGACTCTCGATGCCGAGGTTCCGAAGGGTTTCATCGTTGGATACGATGGTTTGGAGGTTACGTTATGA
- a CDS encoding TatD family hydrolase, producing MLVDSHCHLEYEGLVENQSAVLKRARDAGVGAFLNISTKRDEWDQVIGTASKQNDVWASVGIHPHNADDHSDLTCEELLATASHPKVIGLGETGLDYYYDHSDRAEQQRLFRIHIDVARETGLPVIIHTRDAEEDTLAILSDEMEKGRFPALIHCFTASSGFGEEVLRLGLSISLSGIVTFKNAKDLQEVAKAVPAERLLVETDSPFLAPVPHRGKPCEPGFVRDTAAFIAELRGDSIAELASYTTDNFYRLFSKAAA from the coding sequence ATGCTTGTCGATAGCCATTGTCATCTCGAATACGAAGGTCTCGTCGAGAACCAGTCAGCCGTCCTCAAACGGGCTCGTGATGCAGGGGTAGGGGCCTTCCTCAATATCTCCACCAAGCGCGATGAGTGGGACCAGGTCATCGGCACCGCATCCAAGCAAAACGACGTTTGGGCCAGCGTGGGGATACACCCCCATAATGCAGATGATCATTCCGACCTGACCTGCGAAGAACTGCTCGCGACTGCAAGCCATCCTAAGGTAATCGGCCTCGGTGAGACAGGGCTCGATTACTATTACGATCATTCGGATCGCGCCGAGCAGCAGCGGCTGTTCCGCATCCACATCGATGTGGCGCGCGAGACTGGCCTGCCGGTCATCATCCACACTCGCGACGCGGAGGAGGATACCCTCGCGATCCTGAGTGACGAGATGGAGAAGGGGCGTTTTCCGGCTCTCATCCACTGCTTTACGGCCTCATCCGGGTTCGGAGAGGAAGTCCTGCGTCTCGGACTTTCCATCTCGCTGTCTGGGATCGTTACGTTCAAGAATGCCAAGGACTTGCAGGAAGTGGCGAAGGCCGTTCCCGCCGAACGGCTGCTAGTTGAAACGGACAGCCCGTTCCTTGCGCCGGTTCCGCATCGCGGAAAGCCATGCGAGCCGGGTTTCGTGCGGGATACAGCGGCGTTCATCGCGGAATTACGCGGTGACTCGATCGCCGAACTCGCCAGTTACACGACCGACAACTTCTATCGGCTGTTCTCCAAGGCCGCCGCATGA